From a region of the Enterobacter sp. JBIWA008 genome:
- a CDS encoding fimbrial protein: MKNINLILPLLVAGALTPLAAKALTASSSGSVSNNFLFIENAVDGEYFITPSALDPRFSGSNTWVKYGTSQVSLGYLGYVGWTAPANNYQDMWIDNSPIDGPFSGIRCYSGTQCPTSGYISGQGRDSNGFYHAQVGSVAGVVGGAYGFASLSDSAYEYFRAMPTGSSETYVFNRCYTSVNYDYAGGERCKDQSTGRWNYVNYTLTKRGHLALESTSAFQELWIASDGTPSITNDSGACELGIVGNVSGVICKMVSYTLQQTANLTASLTFRAYIDSAALGFTPAASTVRYSGNGSNWYNFSATTAYYNVFSTDGHYVYLFLSKTFLKNLVDSGYSITNSQPFTFAFRNSLTPESGHYEFTPSLQLNIIPKEYGISIVSSNNTTSASGSGTIGDDSPIGMDYVVTVSGPRQADSITAQVTGDTTTINNTPYCLFTSAQGGISVPIPAYLQYSNQSGSVTQVRNSCGEAPISLNDALWQQTPWDANNTDDGSYFSTGLSLLFPMNDSRSALTVGGSDWEGVVSASGEIKVTANWLGVTK, encoded by the coding sequence ATGAAAAATATTAATCTTATTCTTCCATTACTCGTTGCGGGTGCATTAACGCCGCTGGCAGCGAAAGCGTTGACCGCGTCCTCGTCCGGCTCGGTCAGCAATAACTTTCTGTTTATTGAAAACGCCGTGGACGGTGAGTATTTCATTACCCCCTCCGCGCTCGATCCTCGCTTTAGCGGATCCAACACCTGGGTGAAATACGGCACCTCGCAGGTAAGCCTCGGCTATCTCGGCTACGTGGGCTGGACGGCTCCGGCGAATAACTATCAGGATATGTGGATCGATAATTCGCCGATTGACGGACCGTTTAGTGGCATCCGTTGTTACAGCGGTACGCAATGCCCAACGTCCGGCTATATCTCCGGACAGGGCCGAGACAGCAACGGTTTCTACCACGCTCAGGTCGGCTCGGTCGCGGGTGTGGTGGGCGGGGCGTACGGCTTTGCGTCGCTGAGCGATTCGGCCTACGAATATTTCCGCGCGATGCCGACCGGCAGCAGCGAAACGTATGTCTTTAACCGCTGCTATACCTCGGTTAACTATGATTACGCGGGGGGCGAGCGCTGTAAGGATCAAAGCACCGGGCGCTGGAACTACGTGAACTACACCTTAACCAAGCGCGGCCATCTGGCGCTGGAATCTACCAGCGCTTTCCAGGAGCTGTGGATCGCCAGCGACGGGACGCCGAGCATTACCAATGACTCCGGCGCCTGCGAGTTGGGGATTGTCGGAAACGTAAGCGGCGTGATCTGCAAAATGGTCAGCTACACCCTTCAGCAGACCGCGAACCTCACCGCATCGCTCACCTTCAGGGCCTATATCGATTCCGCCGCGCTGGGCTTTACCCCGGCGGCGTCAACGGTGCGTTATTCCGGCAACGGCTCGAACTGGTATAACTTCAGCGCGACAACGGCTTATTACAATGTCTTCTCAACGGACGGCCACTACGTCTATCTCTTTTTGTCGAAGACGTTTCTTAAAAACCTTGTCGACTCGGGCTACAGCATCACCAACAGCCAGCCTTTTACCTTTGCCTTCCGCAATAGCTTAACGCCGGAGTCGGGACATTACGAGTTCACGCCATCGCTGCAGCTGAACATTATTCCGAAGGAGTATGGAATCAGCATTGTCTCGTCGAATAACACCACGTCGGCAAGTGGCAGCGGCACCATCGGCGATGATTCCCCGATTGGCATGGACTATGTCGTCACCGTTTCCGGCCCGCGTCAGGCGGACAGTATTACCGCTCAGGTAACGGGGGACACCACGACCATTAACAATACGCCGTACTGCCTGTTTACCTCCGCGCAGGGCGGGATCAGCGTGCCGATCCCGGCGTATCTGCAGTACAGCAACCAGTCGGGCAGCGTGACGCAGGTGCGCAATAGCTGTGGCGAGGCGCCCATCAGCCTAAACGATGCGCTGTGGCAACAAACGCCGTGGGATGCGAATAACACCGACGACGGAAGCTACTTCAGCACCGGCTTATCGCTGCTGTTCCCGATGAATGACTCCCGCTCGGCGCTGACGGTTGGAGGCTCCGACTGGGAAGGCGTGGTTAGCGCCAGCGGCGAAATCAAAGTCACCGCGAACTGGCTGGGTGTCACCAAATGA
- a CDS encoding EAL domain-containing protein, which produces MNTKKVFLLSYDIYLFSGIRSFLPNLILVDTGTYINDSDISTPQYKTCLLIIDSRMPFGLVKRWLQRNSSQFINIKSVVIKLSENKCINRGFEYAECIDARLDADDIIDSLKKILMANTESDAPARIGFVDEFRLSDFEQEMLNASFTRTGQDEFCRANSLAVKSLYRYRDKITHRLGFDNFNESIIFLSRNGLLAERISGNEKPPRYVCDNNEAERLSLALKNEEIIPYYQPIVGSNGELSGVEVLARWPLGHNYAISQREFIPLAEKSGLINELTSYLMNKVASDLNHSIHRHEQSFFVAFNVSPSSLSNPVFYWECLNFLELTESVPIKLMIEITENQTLVVTPAIKELIRSLRNRGVLFALDDFGTGYANLCYLNELELDVIKIDKTFINGIHAHEQSLPMLESIINLAAILGLQTVAEGVEYDYQREWLVDNQVDYQQGYFFMPPVALAEFKGFMKRCENIARPVREKKSPGQEKQNNPRLTTP; this is translated from the coding sequence ATGAACACGAAAAAGGTCTTCCTGCTTAGTTATGACATTTATCTTTTCTCAGGGATTAGGTCATTTTTACCTAATCTGATACTGGTGGATACCGGAACCTACATCAATGATTCTGATATCTCCACGCCCCAGTACAAAACCTGCCTGTTAATTATTGATAGCCGAATGCCATTTGGCCTGGTCAAACGGTGGCTGCAAAGAAACAGCAGTCAGTTTATTAATATCAAGAGTGTGGTTATTAAGCTGAGTGAAAATAAATGTATTAACCGAGGTTTTGAATACGCGGAGTGTATCGATGCCAGACTGGACGCTGATGACATCATTGATTCGCTGAAGAAGATTTTGATGGCGAATACTGAAAGCGATGCGCCCGCTAGAATAGGCTTTGTGGATGAATTTCGCCTGAGCGATTTTGAACAGGAGATGCTCAATGCCTCATTCACCCGAACCGGCCAGGATGAATTTTGCCGGGCGAATTCGCTGGCAGTGAAATCGCTTTATCGCTATCGGGATAAAATAACCCATCGTCTTGGATTTGATAATTTCAACGAGTCCATTATTTTTCTTTCCCGTAACGGCCTGCTGGCAGAAAGAATAAGTGGAAATGAAAAGCCGCCGCGCTATGTCTGTGATAATAACGAGGCGGAACGATTGAGCCTGGCGCTGAAAAATGAGGAGATTATTCCATATTACCAGCCTATCGTCGGCAGCAATGGAGAGCTGAGCGGGGTCGAGGTGCTAGCGCGCTGGCCGTTGGGTCATAATTACGCCATCTCCCAGCGTGAGTTTATTCCGCTGGCGGAAAAAAGTGGGCTTATTAATGAGCTGACCAGCTATTTAATGAATAAGGTGGCCAGCGATTTAAATCACAGCATTCACCGGCACGAACAGTCCTTTTTTGTCGCCTTTAACGTAAGCCCTTCAAGCCTGAGCAATCCCGTCTTTTACTGGGAGTGCCTTAACTTTTTAGAGTTAACGGAATCGGTGCCAATAAAGCTGATGATCGAAATAACCGAAAACCAGACGCTGGTGGTGACTCCCGCAATAAAAGAGCTGATCCGCTCTCTGCGCAATCGCGGGGTACTGTTTGCGCTGGATGATTTTGGCACGGGGTATGCGAATCTTTGCTATCTGAACGAGCTTGAACTCGATGTGATTAAAATCGACAAGACCTTTATCAACGGCATCCACGCGCATGAGCAGTCGCTGCCAATGCTGGAGTCGATAATAAACCTGGCCGCCATTCTGGGGCTGCAAACCGTGGCTGAGGGGGTGGAATATGACTACCAGCGCGAGTGGCTTGTGGATAATCAGGTCGACTACCAGCAGGGGTACTTTTTTATGCCCCCGGTGGCGCTGGCGGAGTTTAAAGGATTCATGAAGCGGTGTGAAAATATCGCGAGGCCCGTCCGGGAAAAGAAGTCTCCAGGGCAGGAAAAGCAGAATAATCCGCGCCTTACCACACCCTGA
- a CDS encoding fimbria/pilus periplasmic chaperone, which translates to MKRGYAAIISAALLSFSAHALYLDSTIYEMPADKSFISKRIFNDSKKQNVYRISAVKIDKPGPGGEKRQDIEEGELIFAPLTFSLAPDAGEFFKIFYRGPQDERERYYRVQFTELPVTMFPERNGGKRSEAIPAIALDTILVVRPRKIDLRYTLDEQAGVLKNTGNTFFKIIVQQGCNSTDDEATIRYVLPGETYRSSGLKKQNKKFIVALHKYIPIGNACFKSDS; encoded by the coding sequence ATGAAGCGCGGGTATGCGGCAATCATCAGTGCGGCGCTGCTGAGCTTTTCGGCGCACGCCCTGTATCTCGACTCCACGATTTACGAGATGCCTGCGGACAAGTCATTCATCAGCAAACGCATTTTTAACGACAGCAAAAAGCAGAATGTGTATCGCATTTCTGCGGTGAAAATTGATAAGCCCGGGCCGGGCGGCGAGAAGCGGCAGGATATAGAAGAAGGGGAGCTGATTTTTGCGCCGCTGACGTTCTCGCTGGCCCCGGATGCCGGGGAGTTTTTTAAGATTTTCTATCGCGGCCCGCAGGATGAGAGGGAGCGCTATTACCGGGTGCAGTTCACGGAGTTGCCCGTCACGATGTTCCCGGAGCGCAACGGGGGGAAAAGAAGCGAAGCGATACCGGCTATCGCCCTGGATACGATACTGGTGGTGCGCCCGAGAAAAATCGACCTGCGCTATACCCTGGATGAGCAGGCCGGGGTGCTTAAAAATACCGGGAACACTTTTTTTAAAATCATTGTGCAGCAGGGGTGCAATTCAACGGATGATGAGGCCACTATCCGTTACGTTCTCCCCGGAGAAACGTATCGCAGCAGCGGGTTAAAAAAACAAAATAAAAAATTCATTGTCGCTTTGCACAAGTATATCCCTATTGGCAACGCGTGTTTTAAATCCGATTCATAA
- the alkA gene encoding DNA-3-methyladenine glycosylase 2 has protein sequence MYTLTWLPPYDWQWMFGFLGARAVTGIETVTHDYYERSFTCEGHQGIFRVTPDIATHTLTVTLSPGLIPVARTCLERIERLFDLACNPQHIADTLGDLGAARPGLRLPGAMDAYEQGVRAILGQLVSVAMAAKLTSRVVALCGEPIADCPGYLCFPTPQVLAEADPLALKGLGMPVKRAESLIHLAQSVIDGTFPLFPPANIEAGMKALQQRPGIGRWTANYLALRGWQAKDVFLPDDYLIKQRFAGMTPAQIRRYAERWQPWRSYALLHIWYTDGWAPSVDGEIAGVEQ, from the coding sequence ATGTATACCCTCACCTGGCTTCCCCCTTACGACTGGCAGTGGATGTTTGGCTTTCTTGGCGCGCGTGCGGTGACGGGCATTGAAACCGTCACGCACGACTACTACGAGCGCAGTTTTACCTGCGAAGGGCATCAGGGGATATTTCGCGTGACGCCGGATATCGCCACCCATACGCTGACCGTGACGCTCAGTCCGGGGTTAATCCCGGTTGCGCGGACGTGCCTTGAACGCATCGAACGTCTGTTCGATCTCGCCTGCAACCCGCAGCACATCGCGGATACGCTGGGCGATCTCGGTGCTGCCCGGCCAGGCTTGCGTTTGCCGGGGGCGATGGACGCGTACGAGCAGGGCGTCCGGGCGATTCTCGGACAGCTGGTGAGCGTGGCGATGGCGGCGAAACTGACGTCGCGCGTGGTGGCGCTGTGCGGCGAACCGATCGCGGATTGTCCGGGGTATCTCTGTTTCCCCACTCCGCAAGTGCTGGCGGAAGCGGACCCGCTGGCGTTGAAAGGATTGGGTATGCCGGTGAAACGCGCGGAGTCGTTAATTCATCTGGCGCAGTCGGTCATTGACGGGACGTTTCCGCTTTTCCCGCCTGCGAATATTGAGGCCGGTATGAAAGCGCTACAGCAGCGGCCGGGGATAGGGCGCTGGACGGCAAATTATCTGGCCCTGCGCGGCTGGCAGGCGAAAGATGTATTTCTGCCGGATGATTATCTGATTAAGCAGCGCTTTGCCGGGATGACGCCCGCGCAAATTCGTCGTTATGCCGAACGCTGGCAGCCGTGGCGCTCTTACGCGCTGCTGCACATCTGGTATACCGACGGCTGGGCGCCGTCAGTTGATGGCGAAATAGCTGGTGTTGAGCAGTAG
- the yegD gene encoding molecular chaperone has product MFIGFDYGTANCSVAIMQNGQPRLLKMEKESTLLPSMLCAPTREAVSEWLFRHHQVPATAAETQALLRRAVSFNREEDIDVTPSSVQFGLSSLGHYIEDPEEVYFVKSPKSFLGASGLKPQQVAMFEDLVCAMMLHIRNQAQTQVSEAITQAVIGRPINFQGLGGDEANQQAQGILERAANRAGFRDVVFQYEPVAAGLDFEATLTEEKRVLVVDIGGGTTDCSLLLMGPQWHNRRDRENSLLGHSGCRVGGNDLDIALAFKSLMPLLGMGGQTEKGIALPILPWWNAIAINDVPAQSDFYSTANGRFLNDLVRDAQDAEKVALLYKVWRQRLSYRVVRTAEESKIALSDRAEHAVSLPFISDDLATAISQDGLETALAQPLQRILEQVQLALENGKEKPDVIYLTGGSARSPLIKKALAEQLPGIPIAGGDDFGSVTAGLARWAQVMFS; this is encoded by the coding sequence GTGTTTATTGGATTTGACTACGGTACGGCAAACTGCTCGGTTGCGATTATGCAAAACGGGCAGCCACGGCTCCTGAAAATGGAAAAAGAGAGCACGCTGCTGCCGTCAATGCTCTGCGCGCCAACGCGTGAAGCGGTGAGCGAATGGCTGTTCCGCCACCATCAGGTTCCGGCCACGGCGGCGGAGACCCAGGCGCTGCTGCGCCGGGCGGTCAGCTTCAACCGTGAGGAAGACATCGACGTTACGCCTTCCAGCGTGCAGTTCGGCCTCTCTTCGCTCGGGCACTACATTGAAGACCCGGAAGAGGTTTACTTCGTTAAGTCGCCAAAATCCTTCCTCGGCGCCAGCGGCCTGAAGCCGCAGCAGGTGGCGATGTTTGAAGATCTGGTCTGCGCGATGATGCTGCATATTCGCAATCAGGCGCAGACGCAGGTCTCCGAGGCGATTACCCAGGCGGTCATTGGCCGCCCGATCAACTTCCAGGGTCTGGGCGGCGACGAGGCCAACCAGCAGGCGCAGGGGATCCTTGAACGCGCGGCGAACCGGGCAGGCTTCCGCGACGTGGTGTTCCAGTACGAGCCGGTTGCCGCGGGGCTGGACTTTGAAGCCACGCTGACGGAAGAGAAGCGCGTATTAGTCGTGGACATCGGCGGGGGCACAACGGACTGCTCGCTGCTGCTGATGGGACCACAGTGGCATAACCGTCGCGATCGTGAAAATAGCCTGCTCGGACACAGCGGCTGCCGCGTAGGCGGTAACGATCTCGATATCGCGCTGGCATTCAAAAGCCTTATGCCGCTGCTCGGCATGGGCGGACAAACGGAAAAAGGCATCGCCCTGCCGATCCTGCCGTGGTGGAACGCGATTGCCATCAACGACGTGCCTGCGCAAAGTGATTTTTACAGCACCGCGAACGGCCGCTTCCTTAACGATCTGGTGCGCGACGCGCAGGACGCCGAAAAAGTCGCTCTGCTGTATAAAGTGTGGCGTCAGCGCCTGAGCTACCGCGTGGTGCGTACTGCTGAAGAGAGCAAAATTGCCCTTTCCGATCGCGCTGAGCATGCGGTCTCCCTGCCGTTTATCAGCGACGATCTGGCCACCGCGATTTCGCAGGACGGGCTGGAGACGGCGCTCGCCCAGCCGCTGCAGCGTATTCTGGAGCAGGTGCAGCTGGCGCTGGAGAACGGCAAAGAGAAGCCGGACGTTATCTACCTGACCGGGGGGAGCGCCCGTTCGCCGCTGATCAAGAAAGCGCTGGCGGAACAGCTGCCGGGCATTCCCATTGCCGGTGGGGATGACTTTGGCTCCGTCACCGCAGGGCTGGCGCGCTGGGCGCAGGTGATGTTTAGCTAA
- a CDS encoding diguanylate cyclase produces the protein MNKQYQRVLVTTPHPLIRLVCLGLVTFIFTLFSLELTRFGTLLAPLWFPTAIMMVAFYRHAGKMWPGIALACSFGNILASWMLFSWAEINPTYTAINVIEAIIGAVLLRKLLPWYNPLQNLNDWIRLAIGSALVPPLVGGILVSFLVPDSEPLRNFIVWVLSESIGALALVPLGLLFKPHYLLRHRDPRLLLETLLTMAVTLALSWAAITWLPWPFTCVIVLLMWSAVRLPRMEAFLVFLVTVMVVSLMIAHNPEALTTQHAGPMMNAPWLPFLMLLLPANVMTMVMYAFRAERKHITESEERFRNAMEYSAIGMALVSIEGQWLQANKALCNFLGYSQTELQSLTFQQLTWPEDLHTDLEQLEQLVNGDINTYSLEKRYYTRDGEVVWALLAVSVVRHADGSPLYFIAQIEDINDLKQTEWVNKRLMERITLANEAGGIGIWEWDLEPDIISWDKRMFELYEIPPHIKPTWQLWHDTMLPEDRAHAEQVLRDSLISRLPFKLEFRIRVKEGVRHIRSLANRVINKQGEVERLLGINMDMTEVKQLNDALFQEKERLHITLDSIGEAVLCTDINMNVTFMNPVAEKMSGWLQTEAIGQPILKVLHITFGEKGPLMENIHSGDMSRSDIDQDVVLNCRTGGNFDIHYSITPLSTLDGQNIGSVIVIQDVTESRKMLRQLSYSASHDALTHLANRVSFENHLKRLLQTVRETRQRHALVFIDLDRFKAVNDTAGHTAGDALLRELSSLMLTMLRSSDVLARLGGDEFGLLLPDCNIESARYIAGRLIHTINDYHFMWEGRLHRIGASAGITLIDENNHQASEVMSQADIACYASKNSGRGTVTVYEPQQERDHNTRSMMSLDEQWHMIKDNHLMMIARSVASPRIPESSNFWLLSLRLWTSLGEVQEEHAFRSGLAEPELLHALDRRIFNEFFRASAAQVASKGMGVALPLSEAGLASATLVDELLDLLDKSPMPGRLLHLIISADVVCSPDKNLQRSLQKLRQAGCRVIFSQVGRDMNVFTHLTANMADYLMLDAEVVSNVYGNLMDEMMVTIVQGHAQRLGMKTIAGPCNQPIMMDTLSGIGVDFIYGDTIAEPQPLDLLLNTSYFAIN, from the coding sequence ATGAATAAACAATACCAGCGGGTTTTGGTTACCACCCCACATCCTTTAATACGACTTGTCTGTCTGGGCCTGGTCACCTTTATCTTTACCTTATTTTCCCTGGAGCTTACCCGGTTCGGCACCCTGCTGGCGCCGCTCTGGTTCCCCACCGCCATTATGATGGTAGCGTTTTACCGCCATGCGGGAAAAATGTGGCCGGGAATCGCCCTGGCCTGCTCGTTCGGCAATATTCTGGCCTCGTGGATGTTGTTCTCCTGGGCTGAGATAAACCCCACCTACACTGCCATTAACGTTATTGAGGCCATCATTGGTGCAGTGTTACTGCGAAAACTGCTCCCGTGGTATAACCCGCTGCAAAATTTGAACGACTGGATCCGCCTGGCGATTGGCAGCGCGCTGGTACCGCCACTGGTGGGTGGTATTCTGGTCTCTTTCCTGGTCCCCGACTCCGAGCCACTGCGTAATTTCATCGTCTGGGTGTTGTCAGAATCCATTGGCGCGCTGGCGCTGGTGCCGTTGGGACTGCTGTTTAAACCGCATTATTTGCTGCGCCATCGGGATCCGCGATTGTTGCTGGAAACGCTGCTCACCATGGCGGTGACGTTGGCCCTGAGTTGGGCCGCCATCACCTGGCTGCCGTGGCCCTTTACCTGCGTGATCGTCCTGCTGATGTGGAGCGCCGTGCGCCTGCCGCGAATGGAAGCGTTCCTGGTATTTCTGGTCACCGTGATGGTTGTTTCGCTGATGATTGCCCACAACCCTGAGGCGCTGACTACCCAACATGCGGGGCCGATGATGAACGCGCCGTGGCTGCCGTTCCTGATGCTGCTCCTGCCTGCTAACGTGATGACCATGGTGATGTATGCCTTCCGCGCCGAACGCAAACACATCACCGAAAGCGAGGAGCGTTTCCGCAATGCGATGGAGTATTCCGCCATCGGTATGGCGTTAGTCAGCATTGAGGGACAGTGGCTTCAGGCTAACAAGGCGCTGTGCAACTTCCTCGGTTACAGCCAGACGGAGCTCCAGTCTCTGACCTTCCAGCAGCTCACCTGGCCGGAAGATCTGCACACTGACCTCGAACAGCTCGAACAGCTGGTCAACGGCGATATCAATACCTATAGCCTCGAGAAACGCTATTACACCCGCGACGGAGAAGTGGTCTGGGCGCTCCTTGCCGTCTCCGTCGTACGCCATGCCGACGGCTCGCCGCTCTATTTTATCGCCCAGATTGAAGACATTAACGACCTGAAGCAGACCGAGTGGGTCAATAAGCGTCTGATGGAGCGGATTACGCTCGCCAACGAAGCGGGCGGTATCGGCATCTGGGAGTGGGATCTGGAGCCCGACATTATCAGCTGGGACAAGCGGATGTTTGAGCTGTATGAGATCCCGCCGCACATCAAGCCCACCTGGCAGCTCTGGCACGATACAATGCTGCCGGAAGATCGTGCCCACGCTGAGCAGGTGCTGCGGGACTCGCTGATATCCCGTCTGCCCTTTAAGCTGGAATTCCGCATCCGCGTGAAGGAAGGCGTGCGCCATATTCGCTCCCTGGCGAACCGGGTGATTAACAAGCAAGGTGAAGTGGAACGGCTGCTCGGTATCAACATGGACATGACCGAGGTTAAGCAGCTCAACGATGCCCTCTTCCAGGAAAAAGAGCGTCTGCACATCACCCTCGACTCCATCGGTGAAGCGGTGCTGTGCACCGATATCAACATGAACGTCACCTTTATGAACCCGGTGGCTGAGAAAATGAGCGGCTGGCTGCAGACCGAGGCTATCGGCCAGCCGATCCTGAAGGTGTTGCACATCACCTTTGGTGAAAAAGGGCCGCTGATGGAAAATATTCACAGTGGAGATATGTCCCGTTCCGATATCGATCAGGACGTGGTGCTGAACTGCCGTACCGGCGGTAATTTTGATATTCACTACAGCATTACGCCGCTCAGCACGCTGGATGGGCAGAATATTGGCTCGGTTATCGTTATTCAGGACGTGACCGAGTCGCGCAAAATGCTGCGTCAGCTGAGCTATAGCGCCTCCCACGATGCACTGACCCATCTGGCAAACCGGGTCAGCTTCGAAAATCATCTTAAACGGCTCCTGCAGACCGTTCGCGAAACGCGACAGCGTCATGCCCTGGTCTTTATCGATCTCGACCGCTTCAAAGCCGTCAACGATACGGCAGGCCATACGGCGGGCGATGCCCTGCTGCGGGAACTCTCTTCCCTGATGTTGACCATGCTCCGCTCCAGCGACGTGCTGGCGCGTCTGGGCGGAGATGAGTTCGGGTTACTGCTACCGGACTGCAATATTGAAAGCGCACGCTATATTGCCGGTCGCCTGATCCACACGATCAATGACTATCACTTTATGTGGGAAGGCCGCCTGCACCGGATCGGTGCCAGCGCAGGCATCACGCTGATTGATGAAAATAACCATCAGGCGTCGGAGGTGATGTCGCAGGCGGATATAGCATGCTATGCCTCGAAAAACAGCGGGCGCGGCACTGTGACGGTTTACGAGCCCCAGCAGGAGCGGGATCACAACACGCGCAGCATGATGTCGCTTGATGAACAGTGGCACATGATCAAAGACAATCACCTGATGATGATTGCCCGCAGCGTCGCCTCCCCGCGTATCCCGGAAAGCAGCAATTTCTGGCTGCTCTCGTTACGCCTGTGGACCAGCCTGGGCGAAGTCCAGGAAGAGCATGCCTTCCGCTCGGGCCTGGCGGAGCCTGAGCTTCTGCACGCCCTCGACAGACGTATCTTTAATGAGTTTTTCCGCGCCTCTGCCGCACAGGTCGCCAGTAAAGGCATGGGAGTGGCGCTGCCGCTTTCCGAGGCAGGTTTAGCCAGCGCAACGCTGGTTGATGAGCTTCTCGACCTGCTGGATAAAAGCCCGATGCCGGGCCGTCTCCTGCATCTGATTATCTCTGCCGACGTGGTGTGCAGCCCGGATAAAAACCTGCAACGGAGTCTGCAAAAGCTTCGCCAGGCGGGCTGCCGCGTGATCTTCAGCCAGGTGGGCCGCGACATGAACGTCTTCACCCACCTGACCGCCAATATGGCCGACTATCTGATGCTGGACGCAGAGGTGGTAAGCAACGTCTATGGCAATCTGATGGATGAGATGATGGTGACCATTGTTCAGGGCCACGCCCAGCGTCTGGGAATGAAAACCATCGCGGGCCCCTGTAACCAGCCCATCATGATGGATACGCTCTCCGGCATCGGCGTTGATTTTATCTATGGTGACACCATCGCCGAGCCGCAGCCGCTGGATCTACTGCTCAACACCAGCTATTTCGCCATCAACTGA
- a CDS encoding winged helix-turn-helix domain-containing protein, with amino-acid sequence MSVQDQQVVLSASVARLLDFFIINNERQLSRELIIEEVWAKYGMNPSGHSLNKSISLLRKGFSALGIDGVIITIPREGFIFQAQVNDNREDILDATDKDVTNINHVGTILWNKKFLVWFVFFLFVVGGMGVFLTVMFRSNDGVVHVSNTGVCEVYTMDDNSSEKIFKFLHSKRWKDFNAICNGTKRAIIFYDDNSLSKGNKLKEHFFSICMMDEKKVAYECQNYFY; translated from the coding sequence TTGAGCGTACAAGATCAACAAGTTGTTCTTTCCGCTTCGGTGGCAAGGTTACTGGATTTTTTTATTATAAATAATGAACGCCAATTAAGCCGCGAACTGATCATTGAAGAAGTCTGGGCTAAGTATGGCATGAATCCCTCCGGACATAGTCTCAATAAAAGCATTAGTTTGTTACGCAAGGGATTTTCTGCGTTGGGTATTGATGGTGTTATCATTACCATCCCACGAGAAGGCTTTATTTTTCAGGCGCAGGTCAACGATAACCGCGAAGATATATTGGATGCTACCGATAAAGACGTAACAAATATTAATCATGTAGGGACGATTCTCTGGAACAAAAAATTTTTAGTCTGGTTTGTTTTTTTCCTGTTTGTAGTGGGAGGTATGGGTGTTTTTCTTACCGTAATGTTTCGCAGTAACGACGGCGTGGTGCATGTTTCAAATACTGGGGTCTGCGAAGTGTATACGATGGATGATAATTCGTCGGAGAAAATTTTTAAGTTTTTGCATTCTAAAAGATGGAAAGATTTTAATGCCATTTGTAACGGCACGAAGAGAGCTATCATATTTTATGACGATAACAGCCTGTCTAAGGGAAATAAACTGAAAGAACATTTTTTCAGTATTTGTATGATGGATGAAAAAAAGGTGGCGTATGAGTGCCAAAATTATTTTTATTAG